From the Chiroxiphia lanceolata isolate bChiLan1 chromosome 13, bChiLan1.pri, whole genome shotgun sequence genome, one window contains:
- the FHOD1 gene encoding FH1/FH2 domain-containing protein 1 isoform X2 — protein sequence MGEPAEAAEAAVPCRVQYLEDADPFGCGSFPEPRRAPVYAVEEALALGAQLPALHRLLGAPLPLEDCTLQVSPSGHYLDLDLSLLEQKDDLEGFYEEVRKGRRPTLILRTQLSVRVHAIIEKLYNSQGPELRRSLFSLKQLFQEDKDLVPEFVNLDGLTCLIKVGAEADQNYQNYILRALSQIMLFVDGMQGVINHNETVQWLYTLSGSPFRLVVKMALKLLLVFVEYTEPNALLLIRAVNAVDQARGACPWSNLMAILKQRHGADTELLVFTMTLINKTLAALPDQDTFYDVTDCLEQQGMEHVVQEYLGSKGTDLDLKQQFTLYESALKLEDDMEEPPSGGRKERRRTDEGRRGWRSQGGCSEPSADAQSLLESPGTPKEPPAEDTPDIPSPSSPAEPCPSSTYSSASSVRLALASPLAEKEQPPGPGERSVYKARFLENLAAAQKEKISSMAKGRLDVLGDAALEHPAAPAWERDSSTSDSGMEPPSIRSRLARSDATDSCSTISSDTKFMLDMLYAKGSSEPGREKVFPEVPSSPRIQGEAEMDAKGGSSQEQESAWLRGRAPDGPVASAHAKLVRAMSSIDAETHTQKLENTGMMPIKKDMELTWERLEASPVQLKIKDLDFTDLGEEEDFDILDTGPMANGSFLHSGITATSAGTLMAPPPPPALPGCPPPPPPPPAIPGCPPPPPPPPAVPGCPPPPPPPPAIPGCPPPPPPVAPSCPPPPGLPGLSATDGPSQAKKKRTVKLFWKELKQLDGTVGPGRFGQGTLWASLQNVEINAAKLEHLFESRSKEVPASKKAVDGKKVVVVLDPKRSNAINIGLTVLPPVHIIKTAVLNFDEFAVNKEGIEKILTMVPTEEEKQKIQEAQLANPDVPLGSAEQFLLALSSISDLTARLQLWAFKLDYESLEQEIAEPLFDLKVGMEQLAKNHTFKCILATLLAMGNFLNGSQSRGFELGYLEKVSEVKDTVHRQSLLYHLCQMVVEKFPETTDLYSEIASITRSAKIDFEELANSLVQLERRCRASWDNLKVIAKHETKPVLKTKLTEFLKDSTQRIVVLKVVHRRVLNRFHSFLLYLGYPASAARDVKVTPICKLLREFALEYRTCRERVLQQHKKRAAHRERSKTRGRLITETEKFSGIAEAVLPPAVVSSSPKEQMEAGHESMKSVLTSPVDIPARRSRASQGTGHSTPTQGSSAQEDVPSSPDDASDEIMDRLVKSVTHNANPRPCTNRERRRSRGNRKSLRRTLKSGLSDELVQALGLGRAPGMDV from the exons ATGGGGGAGCCGGCGGAGGCGGCGGAGGCGGCCGTGCCCTGCCGGGTGCAGTACCTGGAGGATGCGGATCCCTTCGGCTGCGGCAGCTTCCCGGAGCCCCGGCGAGCCCCGGTTTATGCCGTGGAGGAGGCGCTGGCCCTCGGGGCGCAGCTGCCCGCGCTGCATCGCCTGCTCGGGGCCCCGCTGCCG CTGGAGGACTGCACGCTGCAGGTCTCACCCTCCGGACACTACCTGGACCTTGACTtgtccctgctggagcagaaggaTGATCTGGAGGGTTTCTACGAGGAGGTCAG GAAGGGGAGGCGACCGACCCTGATCCTGCGCACGCAGCTCTCCGTCCGAGTCCACGCCATCATCG agaagctgtacaACTCGCAGGGGCCGGAGCTGCGGCgatccctcttctccctgaagCAGCTCTTCCAG GAGGACAAGGACCTGGTGCCCGAGTTCGTGAACCTGGATGGGTTGACGTGCCTGATCAAAGTGGGGGCAGAGGCCGACCAGAACTACCAGAATTACATCCTCCGGG CCTTGAGCCAGATCATGCTCTTCGTGGATGGGATGCAGGGTGTCATCAACCACAACGAGACCGTCCAGTGGCTGTACACGCTGTCGGGAAGCCCA TTTCGCCTGGTGGTGAAGATGGCACTGAAGCTGCTCCTGGTGTTCGTGGAGTACACAGAGCCCAATGCCCTGCTCCTCATCCGCGCCGTCAATGCCGTGGACCAGGCGAGAG gtGCCTGTCCGTGGTCCAACCTGATGGCCATCCTGAAGCAACGCCACGGGGCTGACACGGAGCTGCTGGTGTTCACCATGACACTCATCAACAAG ACGCTGGCAGCCCTCCCGGACCAGGACACCTTCTACGACGTGACTGactgcctggagcagcagggcatGGAGCACGTGGTGCAGGAGTACCTGGGCAGCAAGGGCACCGACCTCGACTTGAAGCAGCAGTTCACACTCTACGAA AGTGCTCTCAAGCTGGAGGATGACATGGAAGAGCCGCCCTCGGGGGGACgcaaggagaggaggaggacagaTGAGGGCCGGCGTGGGTGGCGGTCCCAGGgtggctgctcagagcccagtGCTGATGCCCAGTCCCTTCTGGAGTCCCCTGGCACTCCAAAGGAGCCCCCAGCTGAGGACACCCCAGATATCCCCTCACCAAGCAGCCCCGCAGA ACCTTGTCCCAGCAGCACCTACAGCAGCGCGTCCAGCGTGCGGCTGGCCCTGGCCTCCCCCCTGGCCGAGAAGGAGCAGCCCCCGGGCCCAGGAGAGCGCAGTGTTTACAA AGCTCGCTTCTTGGAGAACCTGGCTGCAGCCCAGAAGGAGAAGATCTCTTCCATGGCCAAGGGGCGGCTCGATGTCCTCGGCGACGCTGCActggagcatcctgctgctcctgcatggGAAAGAGACAGCAGCACCTCTGATTCCGGGATGGAGCCACCCAGCATAA ggTCTCGCCTGGCTCGGTCTGACGCCACCGACTCCTGCAGCACCATCTCCTCTGACACCAAGTTTATGCTGGACATGCTCTATGCCAAGGGCTCCTCAGAGCCGGGGAGGGAGAAGGTGTTCCCTGAGGTCCCTTCATCCCCTCGGATCCAGGGTGAGGCAGAGATGGATGCCAAGGGAGGTagcagccaggagcaggagagtgCCTGGCTCCGTGGTAGGGCTCCAGATGGGCCAGTGGCCAGTGCCCACGCCAAGCTGGTACGTGCCATGTCCAGCATAGATGCCGAGACCCACACGCAGAAGCTGGAGAACACCGGGATGATGCCCatcaagaaggacatggagctgaCATGGGAGCGCCTGGAGGCCAGCCCTGTGCAGCTGAAGATCAAGGACCTGGACTTCACTGATCTGGGGGAGGAAGAAGATTTTGACATCCTGGACACAGGGCCAATGGCCAATGGCTCCTTCCTCCATTCTGGCATCACAGCAACGAGCGCTGGAACATTGATGGCTccccctccacctcctgccTTGCCTGGTTGCCCGCCACCTCCgcctccacctcctgccatccctggTTGTCCcccacctccacctccacctcctgCAGTCCCAGGTtgcccaccaccaccacctccacctcctgccatccctggTTGCCCACCACCTCCACCTCCTGTAGCCCCTAGCTGCCCACCCCCACCGGGGCTGCCAGGCCTCTCAGCAACAGATGGCCCCTCCCAGGCCAAGAAGAAGAGGACAGTGAAGCTCTTCTGGAAGGAGCTGAAGCAGCTGGATGGCACTGTAGGGCCAGGCAGGTTTGGCCAGGGGACACTGTGGGCATCCCTGCAGAATGTCGAGATCAATGCTGCAaaactggagcatctctttGAGTCACGGTCAAAGGAAGTGCCGGCTTCAAAG AAAGCTGTTGATGGGAAGAAGGTTGTGGTGGTGCTGGACCCCAAGAGGAGCAACGCCATCAACATTGGCCTCACAGTGCTGCCACCCGTCCACATCATCAAGACTGCTGTGCTCAACTTTGATGAGTTTGCAGTCAATAAGGAAGGGATTGAG AAAATCCTGACCATGGTCCCGactgaggaggagaagcagaagatCCAGGAGGCCCAGTTGGCCAACCCTGACGTGCCcttgggctctgcagagcagttctTGCTTGCCCTGTCTTCCATCAGTGACCTCACGGCCAGACTCCAGCTCTGGGCCTTCAAGCTGGACTACGAGAGCCTGGAGCAG GAGATTGCAGAGCCACTCTTTGATCTGAAGGTGGGCATGGAGCAGCTGGCCAAAAATCACACCTTCAAGTGCATCCTGGCCACGCTGCTGGCCATGGGCAACTTCCTGAATGGTTCCCAG AGCAGAGGCTTTGAACTGGGCTACCTGGAGAAGGTCTCGGAAGTGAAGGACACCGTGCACCGGCAGTCCCTGCTCTACCATCTCTGCCAGATGGTGGTAGAGAAGTTCCCAGAAACCACTGATCTCTACTCAGAGATTGCCTCCATCACCCGCTCCGCCAAG ATTGACTTTGAAGAGCTGGCCAACAgcctggtgcagctggagcGGAGGTGCAGGGCCTCCTGGGACAACCTGAAGGTGATTGCCAAGCACGAGACCAAGCCGGTGCTGAAGACCAAGCTGACAGAGTTCCTCAAGGACAGCACCCAGCGCATCGTCGTCTTGAAGGTGGTGCACAGGCGCGTCCTCAACAG GTTTCACTCCTTCCTGCTGTACCTGGGGTACCCGGCGAGCGCGGCGCGGGACGTGAAGGTGACGCCCATCTGCAAACTGCTGCGGGAGTTCGCCCTGGAGTACCGGACCTGCCGCGAGCGcgtcctgcagcagcacaagaaaCGTGCCGCCCACCGCGAGCGCAGCAAGACCCGCGGGCGGCTCATCACCGAG ACAGAGAAGTTCTCTGGCATCGCTGAGGCCGTTTTGCCGCCCGCCGTGGTGTCCAGCAGCCCCAAGGAGCAGATGGAAGCGGGTCACGAGAGCATGAAGAGTGTGCTGACCTCCCCCGTGGATATCCCTGCCCGCCGCAGCCGGGCCAGCCAGG GAACAGGGCATTCCACCCCAACCCAGGGCTCCTCGGCCCAGGAGGACGTTCCCAGCTCCCCAGACGATGCTTCGGATGAAATCATGGACCGGCTGGTGAAATCGGTGACTCACAATGCCAACCCCCGGCCCTGCACCAACAGGGAGCGCAGGAGGTCCCGTGGCAATAGGAAGTCCT TGCGGCGGACGCTGAAGAGCGGGCTCAGTGACGAGCTGGTGCAGGCGCTGGGCCTGGGGCGAGCGCCCGGCATGGACGTCTGA
- the FHOD1 gene encoding FH1/FH2 domain-containing protein 1 isoform X1 yields MGEPAEAAEAAVPCRVQYLEDADPFGCGSFPEPRRAPVYAVEEALALGAQLPALHRLLGAPLPLEDCTLQVSPSGHYLDLDLSLLEQKDDLEGFYEEVRKGRRPTLILRTQLSVRVHAIIEKLYNSQGPELRRSLFSLKQLFQEDKDLVPEFVNLDGLTCLIKVGAEADQNYQNYILRALSQIMLFVDGMQGVINHNETVQWLYTLSGSPFRLVVKMALKLLLVFVEYTEPNALLLIRAVNAVDQARGACPWSNLMAILKQRHGADTELLVFTMTLINKTLAALPDQDTFYDVTDCLEQQGMEHVVQEYLGSKGTDLDLKQQFTLYESALKLEDDMEEPPSGGRKERRRTDEGRRGWRSQGGCSEPSADAQSLLESPGTPKEPPAEDTPDIPSPSSPAEPCPSSTYSSASSVRLALASPLAEKEQPPGPGERSVYKLRQTAPVWREDAPSLHGDKPILRRFEARFLENLAAAQKEKISSMAKGRLDVLGDAALEHPAAPAWERDSSTSDSGMEPPSIRSRLARSDATDSCSTISSDTKFMLDMLYAKGSSEPGREKVFPEVPSSPRIQGEAEMDAKGGSSQEQESAWLRGRAPDGPVASAHAKLVRAMSSIDAETHTQKLENTGMMPIKKDMELTWERLEASPVQLKIKDLDFTDLGEEEDFDILDTGPMANGSFLHSGITATSAGTLMAPPPPPALPGCPPPPPPPPAIPGCPPPPPPPPAVPGCPPPPPPPPAIPGCPPPPPPVAPSCPPPPGLPGLSATDGPSQAKKKRTVKLFWKELKQLDGTVGPGRFGQGTLWASLQNVEINAAKLEHLFESRSKEVPASKKAVDGKKVVVVLDPKRSNAINIGLTVLPPVHIIKTAVLNFDEFAVNKEGIEKILTMVPTEEEKQKIQEAQLANPDVPLGSAEQFLLALSSISDLTARLQLWAFKLDYESLEQEIAEPLFDLKVGMEQLAKNHTFKCILATLLAMGNFLNGSQSRGFELGYLEKVSEVKDTVHRQSLLYHLCQMVVEKFPETTDLYSEIASITRSAKIDFEELANSLVQLERRCRASWDNLKVIAKHETKPVLKTKLTEFLKDSTQRIVVLKVVHRRVLNRFHSFLLYLGYPASAARDVKVTPICKLLREFALEYRTCRERVLQQHKKRAAHRERSKTRGRLITETEKFSGIAEAVLPPAVVSSSPKEQMEAGHESMKSVLTSPVDIPARRSRASQGTGHSTPTQGSSAQEDVPSSPDDASDEIMDRLVKSVTHNANPRPCTNRERRRSRGNRKSLRRTLKSGLSDELVQALGLGRAPGMDV; encoded by the exons ATGGGGGAGCCGGCGGAGGCGGCGGAGGCGGCCGTGCCCTGCCGGGTGCAGTACCTGGAGGATGCGGATCCCTTCGGCTGCGGCAGCTTCCCGGAGCCCCGGCGAGCCCCGGTTTATGCCGTGGAGGAGGCGCTGGCCCTCGGGGCGCAGCTGCCCGCGCTGCATCGCCTGCTCGGGGCCCCGCTGCCG CTGGAGGACTGCACGCTGCAGGTCTCACCCTCCGGACACTACCTGGACCTTGACTtgtccctgctggagcagaaggaTGATCTGGAGGGTTTCTACGAGGAGGTCAG GAAGGGGAGGCGACCGACCCTGATCCTGCGCACGCAGCTCTCCGTCCGAGTCCACGCCATCATCG agaagctgtacaACTCGCAGGGGCCGGAGCTGCGGCgatccctcttctccctgaagCAGCTCTTCCAG GAGGACAAGGACCTGGTGCCCGAGTTCGTGAACCTGGATGGGTTGACGTGCCTGATCAAAGTGGGGGCAGAGGCCGACCAGAACTACCAGAATTACATCCTCCGGG CCTTGAGCCAGATCATGCTCTTCGTGGATGGGATGCAGGGTGTCATCAACCACAACGAGACCGTCCAGTGGCTGTACACGCTGTCGGGAAGCCCA TTTCGCCTGGTGGTGAAGATGGCACTGAAGCTGCTCCTGGTGTTCGTGGAGTACACAGAGCCCAATGCCCTGCTCCTCATCCGCGCCGTCAATGCCGTGGACCAGGCGAGAG gtGCCTGTCCGTGGTCCAACCTGATGGCCATCCTGAAGCAACGCCACGGGGCTGACACGGAGCTGCTGGTGTTCACCATGACACTCATCAACAAG ACGCTGGCAGCCCTCCCGGACCAGGACACCTTCTACGACGTGACTGactgcctggagcagcagggcatGGAGCACGTGGTGCAGGAGTACCTGGGCAGCAAGGGCACCGACCTCGACTTGAAGCAGCAGTTCACACTCTACGAA AGTGCTCTCAAGCTGGAGGATGACATGGAAGAGCCGCCCTCGGGGGGACgcaaggagaggaggaggacagaTGAGGGCCGGCGTGGGTGGCGGTCCCAGGgtggctgctcagagcccagtGCTGATGCCCAGTCCCTTCTGGAGTCCCCTGGCACTCCAAAGGAGCCCCCAGCTGAGGACACCCCAGATATCCCCTCACCAAGCAGCCCCGCAGA ACCTTGTCCCAGCAGCACCTACAGCAGCGCGTCCAGCGTGCGGCTGGCCCTGGCCTCCCCCCTGGCCGAGAAGGAGCAGCCCCCGGGCCCAGGAGAGCGCAGTGTTTACAA GCTGCGCCAAACTGCCCCTGTCTG GCGGGAGGATGCCCCCTCCTTGCATGGGGACAAGCCTATTTTGAGGAGGTTTGA AGCTCGCTTCTTGGAGAACCTGGCTGCAGCCCAGAAGGAGAAGATCTCTTCCATGGCCAAGGGGCGGCTCGATGTCCTCGGCGACGCTGCActggagcatcctgctgctcctgcatggGAAAGAGACAGCAGCACCTCTGATTCCGGGATGGAGCCACCCAGCATAA ggTCTCGCCTGGCTCGGTCTGACGCCACCGACTCCTGCAGCACCATCTCCTCTGACACCAAGTTTATGCTGGACATGCTCTATGCCAAGGGCTCCTCAGAGCCGGGGAGGGAGAAGGTGTTCCCTGAGGTCCCTTCATCCCCTCGGATCCAGGGTGAGGCAGAGATGGATGCCAAGGGAGGTagcagccaggagcaggagagtgCCTGGCTCCGTGGTAGGGCTCCAGATGGGCCAGTGGCCAGTGCCCACGCCAAGCTGGTACGTGCCATGTCCAGCATAGATGCCGAGACCCACACGCAGAAGCTGGAGAACACCGGGATGATGCCCatcaagaaggacatggagctgaCATGGGAGCGCCTGGAGGCCAGCCCTGTGCAGCTGAAGATCAAGGACCTGGACTTCACTGATCTGGGGGAGGAAGAAGATTTTGACATCCTGGACACAGGGCCAATGGCCAATGGCTCCTTCCTCCATTCTGGCATCACAGCAACGAGCGCTGGAACATTGATGGCTccccctccacctcctgccTTGCCTGGTTGCCCGCCACCTCCgcctccacctcctgccatccctggTTGTCCcccacctccacctccacctcctgCAGTCCCAGGTtgcccaccaccaccacctccacctcctgccatccctggTTGCCCACCACCTCCACCTCCTGTAGCCCCTAGCTGCCCACCCCCACCGGGGCTGCCAGGCCTCTCAGCAACAGATGGCCCCTCCCAGGCCAAGAAGAAGAGGACAGTGAAGCTCTTCTGGAAGGAGCTGAAGCAGCTGGATGGCACTGTAGGGCCAGGCAGGTTTGGCCAGGGGACACTGTGGGCATCCCTGCAGAATGTCGAGATCAATGCTGCAaaactggagcatctctttGAGTCACGGTCAAAGGAAGTGCCGGCTTCAAAG AAAGCTGTTGATGGGAAGAAGGTTGTGGTGGTGCTGGACCCCAAGAGGAGCAACGCCATCAACATTGGCCTCACAGTGCTGCCACCCGTCCACATCATCAAGACTGCTGTGCTCAACTTTGATGAGTTTGCAGTCAATAAGGAAGGGATTGAG AAAATCCTGACCATGGTCCCGactgaggaggagaagcagaagatCCAGGAGGCCCAGTTGGCCAACCCTGACGTGCCcttgggctctgcagagcagttctTGCTTGCCCTGTCTTCCATCAGTGACCTCACGGCCAGACTCCAGCTCTGGGCCTTCAAGCTGGACTACGAGAGCCTGGAGCAG GAGATTGCAGAGCCACTCTTTGATCTGAAGGTGGGCATGGAGCAGCTGGCCAAAAATCACACCTTCAAGTGCATCCTGGCCACGCTGCTGGCCATGGGCAACTTCCTGAATGGTTCCCAG AGCAGAGGCTTTGAACTGGGCTACCTGGAGAAGGTCTCGGAAGTGAAGGACACCGTGCACCGGCAGTCCCTGCTCTACCATCTCTGCCAGATGGTGGTAGAGAAGTTCCCAGAAACCACTGATCTCTACTCAGAGATTGCCTCCATCACCCGCTCCGCCAAG ATTGACTTTGAAGAGCTGGCCAACAgcctggtgcagctggagcGGAGGTGCAGGGCCTCCTGGGACAACCTGAAGGTGATTGCCAAGCACGAGACCAAGCCGGTGCTGAAGACCAAGCTGACAGAGTTCCTCAAGGACAGCACCCAGCGCATCGTCGTCTTGAAGGTGGTGCACAGGCGCGTCCTCAACAG GTTTCACTCCTTCCTGCTGTACCTGGGGTACCCGGCGAGCGCGGCGCGGGACGTGAAGGTGACGCCCATCTGCAAACTGCTGCGGGAGTTCGCCCTGGAGTACCGGACCTGCCGCGAGCGcgtcctgcagcagcacaagaaaCGTGCCGCCCACCGCGAGCGCAGCAAGACCCGCGGGCGGCTCATCACCGAG ACAGAGAAGTTCTCTGGCATCGCTGAGGCCGTTTTGCCGCCCGCCGTGGTGTCCAGCAGCCCCAAGGAGCAGATGGAAGCGGGTCACGAGAGCATGAAGAGTGTGCTGACCTCCCCCGTGGATATCCCTGCCCGCCGCAGCCGGGCCAGCCAGG GAACAGGGCATTCCACCCCAACCCAGGGCTCCTCGGCCCAGGAGGACGTTCCCAGCTCCCCAGACGATGCTTCGGATGAAATCATGGACCGGCTGGTGAAATCGGTGACTCACAATGCCAACCCCCGGCCCTGCACCAACAGGGAGCGCAGGAGGTCCCGTGGCAATAGGAAGTCCT TGCGGCGGACGCTGAAGAGCGGGCTCAGTGACGAGCTGGTGCAGGCGCTGGGCCTGGGGCGAGCGCCCGGCATGGACGTCTGA